The Dickeya poaceiphila DNA window ACCGGCTTGCCGCACTGGTTCGAACTGGCTTGTCTGGCGCTGCCGCTGTTGTTCATCGGTCTGTGCTGGCTGATGGTACGCGTCATCTTCCGCGATATTTCACTGGAGAATCACGATGCAGAGTGATGTCATCCTGCCGCTGATTGCTTATCTGTTACTGGTGTTTGGTCTGTCGGTCTATGCCTGGCGGCGTCGCCAACAAGGTAATTTTCTCACCGAATACTTTATCGGCAATCGCTCGATGGGCGGTTTCGTGCTGGCGATGACGCTGATAGGCACCTATGTCAGCGCCAGCTCGTTTATTGGCGGTCCCGGCGCGGCCTACAAATACGGGCTGGGCTGGGTACTGTTATCGATGATTCAGGTACCGACCATGCTGTTGTCGCTGAGCATTCTCGGTAAGAAATTTGCGATTCTGGCCCGCCGCTACAACGCTATCACCCTTAATGACATGCTCTATGCCCGTTACGGCAGCCGCCTGCTGGTCTGGTTTGCCAGCCTGAGCCTGCTGGTGGCGTTTATCGGCGCGATGGCGGTGCAATTCATCGGCGGCGC harbors:
- a CDS encoding YhdT family protein translates to MDKRFLQAHREARWSLILTLAYLLAWVLFAYLPDNRPGPTGLPHWFELACLALPLLFIGLCWLMVRVIFRDISLENHDAE